A window of Halichoerus grypus chromosome 15, mHalGry1.hap1.1, whole genome shotgun sequence genomic DNA:
GCTTCCTATCCCACTGTGGCCACCGTCCCCTCCCAAATCCAAGCCTGCACTAGAGCAAGATGACCACCCACCTTGTAAAGATCTGAGTGGCTCAGCCTTTTCTGGGGTGGGTGTCTCCCACCCACTCATGCAGATGACCAGGTTggaatggggaggggaggtggtggcaAAGAGCGGGCAAGGGAGACCATGAAGTGGTGTCTGGAAATTGAGTAGGCCTGGAGGAGACCTGCCTTTTGTCCGTTCTCAGCAAGTTAGCCCCACTTTCAGTTCTGTCTGACCCCTGTGTTggtagccccccccccccatcctgtaCCTCCTCCCTGTCTCCTCGTGGTAGCGGGTTAGCGTTTCAGTGTTCTTAACTCCAATCTGCTTGTTCATTGTACAATGTGCTTCTTTTAAGGCCCCGTTTTTGTAACTTGAGTGTGTCATTCATCTGaacaacatcaaaaaataaaaaagtaaaaactgtaCAGAGAGAAATGCTTTCTGCTCTCCTGTGGTCTCCTCTCTGTTCCGGTAAGGATGGTGGGTATGTGTGTGCTGCGGacgagggggggtgggggatggcttTGCTTCTGTTCACACAGAGCAAATGTTCAGAAGTGAGGCCCGAGCTGTGTTTTCACCCATCAGAACCAGGTCTCAGAATTTAGGATGAATTCCAGTTCCTGAATTCACATCTCACTTCTGCCATTTTATAGCTTGTGTGATTTTTGATATCTGaccttcagtgtcctcatctgtaacgTGTGGGCAATACCAACCCTATGGGgttgcaagaattaaatgagatgacgaGGTAAGTGCTTAGGACAGATCTCTAGCAACACTGTCTTCAATAAACGAGAACTATGGGAAATCCAGGAAGCCAGTGAGTCTTCCCCACTTCAATCCCCAGAGACTAACAAGACCCTTGAAAAACAGTTGACTTTGAAGTTGTCTGGTGGTACAAGGTACACTTTTTCAGAGTGACATTAACTCTCACTCACTCAAATTTTTGTGCCCAGCTTGACTAGGTCATTTGGCAAGAACAATGGCTTAGAGGCCAGGCCATGGGCTGATCCCCAAGACCTCACCACTGAAAATCAGAAATGGTGTCGACAACTGGGTTTTCTCACTGGCATCGTGTCTCCTAGTCACTGTTTCATCCCTCTGATGTATGCTTGGCACACAGATGCTGGGATTCTGCAGTTTCAACAGGAAGGGATGGGGgagacaggagaaaggaaaagaacagaagagggGTTGGATCACTTAGATAAGAAGTATTAGCACTGCATCGTTTCGGcaagattgaaagaaaaaaagcacctCCCCAATTCTCAAGACAAGTCCGTAGGGATGGGAAAGTGGGATGTTGGTATAGAGGAAGGTCACTTGTCTAGCCCCCTCCAGTAGGGTGGTGCGGTCAGAACCATACAGACCTGAGTTCCTTGTCACCCAGACCATCCTGTGACAAGCACAGACAGCACACCTGAGAGCATCCGCTTGCAGCCCCATGAATGTGCCCAACTGCTCCACATGCCCTTCCTCTGGCCTCCTCTTGTCAAGAGCATATTGGGCTCTAGTGGACCACCGTTGTGTTCCcttgatttttcttctgcttatgtAGCTTCCATATCCAACTAAAAATAGGATATGCAAGGCTCTTTTTAGAGGGGTCAGCAAGTCACCTGCATCAGAATtggtgtttgtttatttatcttgggggggtggggggagaggcagagagagaatcttaagcaggttccacacccagtctggagcctgccatggggcttaatctcatgaccctgagatcatgacctgactccAAATctagagtaggatgcttaaccggcggagtcactcaggcacccttacttatttttaaagattttatttttaagtaatctctacacccaacgtggggcttgaactcacaacgccaagatcaagagtcacacgctctactaactgaaccagccaggcgccccagaattggTGCAGattcctgggggcacctgggtggctcagtcagttaagcatctaactcttgatttcagctcaggtcatgatctcagggtagtgggattgaacctcaagtcaggctctgtgctgggtgtggagcctgcttgggattctttctctccccctaaaaaaaaagaaaaaaggaaaatgcagattcctggatcTCATCCAGACACGTTTGCTGGATCTGAATCTCTGAGGGAACTGCCTAACGAACATTAAAGTTCAAGAACCTTTGTCTGTCCAACTTAAACCCCAGCATCCAACAGGGGTTTGATTCGTGCCATCCTTTTTTAGGACAGTGGTTCAACTGAGGACCATCAAGTTTCAGTGGGGTGATGGTGAACAATGAGTCTTGTTCATCAATAGTGTTTGCACACGTCAACTTTTCTCAGGGTGGGAGTCTGAAGTTTTCATTAGAGACTCTAAAAAGGAACCACAGTTCAGGAAGGGTGATCATCCCACTGTCACAGAGCCATTCTTCTCTGCTGAATCTGGGAGTCAACCAGCACCCTCAGGGTTCCCCCTTCCCCTATTCCTGTCCCTTTTCTTGATTCAACCTTATTTTTATCTGGTTTGGCAAGGATAATTCCTTCAATTGTTCTAAGCACTTATTTGATATGACTTTCAGGACGTTGCTGCTCTTCTTGGGACGGGGCAGTTTGAGAATCAATCTCTACTTGGGGATTGAAGGGGATCTGGCATGCGAGGCCGAGATGGCTTGAGTCCTTTTGGTAGGGTGTGAGGTCACTGAAAGATGGTGCTCATGATCCACACACTCTGCTGGAAAGCAACTGCTTAACAGAGAACTGCTCTTCATTAGGTCAGGTTATCAAAcgggtgatttttttcttcaataagtCTTATGTAGTAAAATTTCTGTTACAGGTTAGGAGACTTGGTTTCTAGTCCTGGTCCACCGCCTGTGGCCTTGATAAGTCTCCCCTCTCTCGAGCCATTTTTCACCTGAACATAAGGTGAAACCAGTGTGTCTCTGAGCCCGGTGCCCAGAGGCTACAGGTCTAGTGACGGGGGCCGAGAGTAACAGACTCTCGGGCCTCCCTTTCCCTGGTTTCAATACAAATAGCTTCCCTTCATCTCTCATTTATTAGGGGTCCAAGTATGAATTTTCTCCAACAGGAAGACTGGAGTATGGAGTAACCTTGGCGGGGCTTATTTTTCTTGGGCTGAGGCTCTTAAGAGACAACACAAGCATAGCAACTGAGCGTTCCCACCAGTCACCATCTTCTTGACCGCCCTCCCCCAAGTATGTAGAAGTCAGCGGACTGCGGAGGAAGCATACGGGCAATGAAACCAGATGAAACTAGGCTTCAATTCAAGCTCTAGCCTATGTGGGTTGAATGACCATGGGCAAATCACCTCCCTGCTTCTGACTTCAGACTCCTTCCCTGCAAGATGTTCTCCTCACAGGTGAGTGTGACAATTGTTGTAAAAACCTAAGTTCTTGAGACAAACTACACAAACACCAGCTAGCCACTCCAACCACCCCTCTCCCCATGTCTGTTGGCTAAGCCGGAATTCTAGGTGGGCGTCAAGGTAGCTTATGAGGCTGCCTACCCCCAGAATCTTCTCCAAGGCCGCAGTTGAGTCTGGTCCCGGGAGACACCCTCCTCTACTGCCCTGGAGATCATGCctttcccagacctgcatttgcCCTCAGGGATCTATAGTGAGAAAACCAGATGGCCTTGGGGGAGATGGTTCATGTCAGGCCAGGAGTGGGGGCCAGAAGTGGTGAGAAAAAATCTGAAGATTTTTCCAAATGTTCCTGCCACCAATTGAAAACAGCTTCAGGTTTTTCTATGGGGCTGTGGAGACCTCTAGTGGCAAGACAGCCACACTGCTTCCCATGCCGCACCAGGGTGAAGTCCCTGCTCTctgagccaggccctgggacTCCAGGTCCTCTTTAATTCAGTAAAGGTCTCCTGAGCTCCTACTACTTGGCAGGCCCTGTTCTGGATGCTGAAAAAGCCATAAAGTCAGCTCCCAAATCCCACCCCACACAGCTGGGCCAGACAAAAACACATAAATGTCCAATTCAGTCTTTATTGACTGTTTCATCTTGGGGCCACCAGCACTAACAggtggaaggtgggggtggggcggggcgccTTTTATGCATATCAAGGACCCCAGAGCTCCCCCCTCGGAAGAGAGAATAAAGCCAGTTACAGAACCTACATGGCGGTTGggagaggtggaggaaggggcgCAGTATCTACAGAGACTTAAGGGGACATTGGAGCAGGTTCTTCAGCAACAGGGCCTGGTGGTGCTGAAGAGGGAAAGGGGGGCAGGGTCAGCCACTGATCTGGACCCCCTCGGCCTCAGCCAGGGGATAGATCTCAATGGCCTCCACCAGGGGCAGCGCCTCCACTGCAGTCTCCATGACGGCCAGACCGACGGCGGCCTCGGCCTCGGCCAGCTGCTGCCGCACGGCTGCctgatgctgctgctggtgggTCTTGCGGTGCTTCCAGAGGTTGGAGAAGGAGCGGTAGCTCTTGCCGCAGTCAGGGCAGGAGTAGGGCCGCTCCCCCGTGTGAATGCGCCGATGCTCTGCCAAGCGCATGGAGATGGCAAAGGCCTTGCCGCACACTTCGCAGGCAAAGGGCCGCTCGCCTGTGTGCAGGCGCCGGTGGTCCTTCAGGTGGGTACTCTGCCGGAAGGCCTTGCCACAGTCCGGACACGGGTACGGTCGCTCCCCTGTGTGGATGCGCCGGTGCACCTGCAGCGAGGTCTCTGTGCTGAACAGCTTCTTACACTCGCTACACTCCAGGCCCCGGCGTCGGGCAGGGGCTGCGGGGGCCGCGGGGGCCGCGCCCcccagggtggtgggggaggcaaCCGGCGCGCGAGTGGCCCGGGGGGCCCGGGGGGCCGGGGGCTCCTTAGCCAGGACCTCGCCCGGCCCAGCAGCCGCATGGGCCGCCTCGTGCGCCTGCAACCGGGCCGCCGAGCCCACCTTCTTGCCGCACGTGCCGCACTCGAAGCGCCGGGGGGCCTGGGCCGCAGCAGCGGCGCAGCGGTGCTCACGCAGCCGCAGCGAGGAAGGGAAGGCGGCCCCGCAGGATGGGCAGCGGTGCGGCTGGCGGCCGGCATGGGCCACGAGCTGGTGCACCTCCAGCAGCCGGCGCAGCAGGAAGGAGCGGGGGCACTCGCGACACTTGTAGGGGTACTCGCCCGTGTGGTGGTAGCGGTGCATGAGCAGGCGGTAGGGGCGGTGGAAACGCACGCCGCACTCCTGGCAGCGGTAGGGGAAGTGCTGCGCGTGCACCAGGCGGTGCTGCCGCAGCGTGGAGCTCTGCGTGAAAGCCTTGCCGCAGTCCCCACAGCGGTAGGGCCGCTCCCCCGTGTGCGTGAGGCGGTGGCGGGCCAGGTTGGCGGGCGAGTTGAAGGGCTTGGAGCAGTCCGGGCAGGGGAAGGGCCGTTCGCCCGTGTGCGTGCGCAGGTGGTTACGCACGTGAGACTTCTTCTTAAACATCTTCCCGCAGATGCCGCACTTATGGCGCCGCTCCAGCCGATGCACAAAACGCTGGTGCCGCGTCAGCTGCAAGGCCTTGCCGAACTCGCGGCTGCACAGCAGGCAGCGGTAGGTGCCCGGGGCAGCCGGCCCTGCTGAGCTCTCTTCGGCCACAGGAGGCTCCGGCGCCTCGGACTCTCCAGTCTCCGCCGGGGCCGGCTCGGGGAGCCCAATGACCGGCTCCTCGGGGGGGACCggtgtggtgggcagagggacGCCCCCCGCCCCGTGGGTACGCCGATGGTACAGGAACTTGGTGAGGTTGACAAAGGTCTTTCCGCACGGACACGAGTGCAGAGGATTCGGGGTGTGGGCTCGCCGgtgggccaggagcagggcctcTGTGCCAAAGGCCAGGCCGCAGTCCACGCACAGGAAGTGAGACTCGCTGCTGTGGTCTCCGAGGTGCTGGTCTAGACTGGAAGGGCTGGGGAAGACGCGACTGCACAGAGGGCACTTAAAGACGCCCTCCCGGTGACTGCGCAGATGCTGCTGTAGCTGGTGAGGTGACAGAAAGAGTTGGTCGCACGCAGAGCAAAAGAGCTCCTGGGTGGCCGTCGCGCCCGGCTCTCCGCCGTTGTTCCTCCGGGCCTTGCGCCCCCGGCGATCGCGCCCAATGGCTTCACCGTTGCGCAACTCGTAACTGTGGTCAGAGGACGGCAGGGGATCGGGCTGGGACACAGGCACCTCCGCAGGTGACGGAGTCAGGGTCTCCTGCTGCAAGGCGGGCTCCTCCGACTCGGGGACCGGGGCAGGGAAGTGGGTGGCCTGGTGCTCCAGGAAGTCGGCCGGAAGCTGGAAGAGCTGGGAGCACTCAGAGCACTTGTACAGGAGCAGCTCCACCTCAGTGACCACCTcagtggtggcggcggcggcggcggaagGGAcagctgccccttccccaccctcctctgCCTTGCGGTAGGAGTGCTCCACAGCCACACGGGCCTGGCCCACAGGGGGCCCCAGGACCACCGGGGACCCCAGGACCACGGGGGCCGCAGGCTTGGCGGGAGTGCCCCGGAGGTGCGTCTGCCGGTGGCTCAGCCAGAGCTCCTGGCTGGCGAAGAGAGCCTTGCAGTCCACACACTCATAGTGGATGGTACTGGAGCTGAGTGCGGGTGCCTTGGCTGGCGGCTCGGCCGCCACCGCCTCCTGGGGAGCCATCATCTTCAGGTGCAGCTCCTGGTGCTCCAGGAGCTGGCTGGGGGACAGGAGCAGCTGCCCGCACTCCAGGCACTGGTACTGGCTCTCCTGCACCAGGGTCTGATAGAGGCCCGTGCCGGAAGCTGCCTCCGTGGCCACCGCGACTCCAGGCTCAGCCACGCCCACCAGCTCGAAGTGCTGCTGGGGCACATGGGAGTTCTGGTGCACGAGCACTTCCTCCAGGGACCCGTACAGCTGGTTGCACTCGGAGCAGACATAGCGGTGCTCGATGTACAGGACCGTCTCCTCGGATTCCTCGGTCATGGCGGCAGCGAGGCCCTGGGCTGTGAAAAGAAAGAGGTGGGGACAGATCCCAGTAAACTGCTGTCTCCTCCGTCCTTCTGAGGGACAATTCTTTCCCTTTAGCACTCCCAGCCAAGACCCTGTATGTATTTTACCCTCTAACTTCTTGCTTCCatttcccactcccacccctcacccccagcaaTCCTTCCGCTCCTGAACACACGAGACTACGAAGCACAGAACCTTCCCAGCAGTCCCTTCCCAGAATCTATCCAAGGCTCACCTCTGAATCAACGCGCATCAAACTCCACCCACCAGATCCTCGTAACCTGTCCAACCCTCACCTCCCATGCCTCTCAGCTGGCCCACAGCCACGGGCATCACACAGGAACCTGTGTCCTCTCCATTCGAGCCTCCTTCCCAACTCACTACCCCATTCCTGCTCCCCGGTGCCTCGGGGAGTCCTCACAGGCCCTAACGGCCGCCacttctcccagcctccctcctcctctgttccCTCCCCCAGGTTCCTGACATCTTTTTACACCAGAGGACTCAAACTGCCCCAAGGCCCCGCCACTTTCTGCACCCTCACATGGAACAACCCCTCTCCTTTACGTACGCCCGTTAtacactgtctctccctctggtGCCCAGATCCCTCACATCAAACTTGCCCTTCCCTCAACCAACTTGTCTCATGCTGGCCTAACCCATCACTACACCTACACTTTCCCCTCCTAGACCACTTCTCCATGATACCCAGATCCCCCTTTTCAAAGTGCTTAAACCTCTCTACAAATCAAAGCCCTCTCCCACAGCCCTAACCCCCTATCCAGAATACCCAGCCCCACTTCACAAAAGCCTAACCTCTTCATACCTATATTCTACCCATCACCCCAACTCGTGTCTCACTCTTCACAGAAATTACTTGTTCTTTACATTGAGACCTCACCTACAATTCTAATCCCCCCTGGGGTACCCAGATCCCCTCTTCTACCCCAACCACTACAGGGATGCCCTAGGTGCCTCTTCATATCAACCTCAGCCCCTCTTCTTTACAAAATGACCCAGCCTAACCCATTTTAGGGACGCCCAGATACGGTCTTCACATCACCTTAAACCCTTCCTTACAAACCTCTGTGCCTAACCCATGCCAGGGACGCCCAGACCCCCTTTCACATTATTAAAATACCTAAGCTGAATTTCTTCTTTGCGAAATGACCCGTTCCCACCCTAGCCCATTCTAGGGATCCCCAGATCCCCTCTTCGTATCGGCATAAACCCCTCTTCCTTGCAAAAAGACCCAACCCCGCTCTAACTCATTCCAGGGATGCTCAGACGCCCTCTTCATAACAACTTAGTTTCTCTCCTTTGCAAAAAGATCCCGGCACATGCTCTAACCCAATCCAGGGAGATCCAGACTACCCTTCACAAAGGCTTAAACTTTCACACATATgccagccccccccccagcccaaaTCCCCTTTAGGAATACCCAGACCCTACCTTCTTATGCTGAacccctccgccccccccaaGCTAGACAGAGGATAGCCAGACCCCTCTTCCTCACACCCAGACCCCTCTCACCAGCTTATTACCTTGGGGATACGAGACCCCCAACTTCTTGTCAACCTAACAGCTCATTCTCATTCCAGCGATACCAAGACCTTCCCCCACTTAGTACACGGACCTCTCCAACCCCCTAACCTTCTCCAGGGATACCCAATTACCACTCTTCACCTTGACCTAATTCCCTGTACTTTCCAAAAACATTACCTCTACCCAACCTATCCTAGGGACACCCAGACGCCCTTTTCACATAACATAACCCTTTGCACAGACTCTCCTCTCAACCCATTCCAACggcagccgccccccccccaactcccttcACATTAATGTAACCCCGTTCTCAATACCCGGACCTCTGCCTCAGCTCTAAAGCCTCCCTCCAGGGATATTCATTTGCTAATACCTTTCCACACCAAGGCCCTCTCACTGGTCTAATGCCTTCCAGGCTTACCTACGTTTATCTCTTTATGTTAACTTAAGTACCTCTTTTCTCACGCCCTAACCCCCTGCCCGGACACGCAAGCCCCCTCTAACCGTCCACCCCGCTTCGGTCCTGGACGGCCCCACCCCCAGGCGCGGCCCCGATACCCCCTGGAGCCTTGGACACTCTCCCGGGGGGGGGCAGCTCTAACGCCTCCCTTCCCACCCAGGTCCCTCCCAGCCCCCGGCCCGTGCCCCGCCCCTCCTCACTCAGCCCAGCACGACTCTAACCCCCTTCCCCACCCGCCCTCCCGGCCCGGCCCCCCGCCCGGCCGCCCGCGCGCCCCGCCGGCCGTTGGTGCCGCTCCGCCCTCCCCGCCCGGCGCGCGCCCCCTCCGGCCGTCAGTGCGCAGGCGGGGTGGCGTGGGGCGGccgggagcgggggagggggacggAGCCGGGCCGGCCTGCCGCACGCCTGCCCGCACTCACCCGCCTCCGCCGTCTCGCACGCCCCGGGCCCAGGCCCGGGCTGCCGCTCCCCTCGCGCGGCCACCCTACCGCTGCGCCCTCTCTAGCTCCCGCCGTCGCCTCTCGTCTGCTCCGCAGCCTCGCTCTCGCCCCCAGTCGCCCTCAGCAACGCCCCGCCTACCTTCCTCCTCGGCCGCTCCGCGAACGGCCGAACGCGCCCAATCAGCGTCCGTCTGGCTCCCGCCTTTCGACCAATCGAGGCTCACGTCTCTGAGCCTTGGGCCAATAGTATGGAGCGTCGGGATCCGCCGCAGTGCCCAACCAATCCTCCAGCGATGTCCCCTCACCGGCCGGCCCCCGGGTTGATAGCGTCCGCCTCCTTAAGCCCCTTGGAGGAtgctcctcctccagctgctcGTCGACTCCGCCTGACGCCTGAAGAAGGGAGGGCAGCGCGGTGACGTCAGGCGGCGGAGCGAGGCTGCGGGCGCCATCTTGGGGGCGCCGAGCGGGAGTCGCGTCGGGTTCGAGGGGAAGTCGGAGAAATTGAGGCACACGAGACCcagagggtgggggcgggggaacGGTGGCGCAGGAACCCCCGAGGAGTGAAGGGAGAAAGTGAAGCACCTGTCAGCGCGAAGCGGGGAGGGGAAACTGCAGCACGAAGCACATGGAGGGAGtaaaaagggaaactgaggctccagacTCCTTTTATTAGAAAGAAGAACGGAGGCAgcaagaaggaaggggagaaaaaccGAGGGactcttgggggagggggaaggagaaatgtCAAAAGGGAAACAAGGGGCGCGGGGATCTGAGGGAACGAGGAAAACCTGAAgaagggaggaaatggggaaatggaggggataaagaaaaagcaaggacAGCTTCACTGGAAgaaacggagagagagagagtgtgtgtgtgtgtgtgtgtgtgtgtgtgtgtgtagaagacCTGAAGGACAACTAGGGTGAGAACCTGCAGAAAGTGACCCTGTAGCAGATGGACTCTGCTCTGATACCTTCCAAGGTGCCTTCCTTCTAGGCTGACCCAGGGCCACTCGGACCGTGGAGTCTCCATGTGTCCAAGGGCTCCTGCGCATCCCTACTCATCTCCCCTTCTGGCCCTCAGGGCGTTGGCAGCGCACTGTTATGTTTCCAGAGCTACTCTCTGAACTCAAGGACTGAGGagctgcaagagattcatttgtTCTCTCTagccgccccccctcccccccggccccccgccccaccattTCTCAAATGAGTAAACTGAGTCTCAGCCTTCCTGAGGCTAAAATCTACTGAGGCAACCCTAGGTCTGACTCTTCAGTCATCACCTTTGCTGTGTCCTTCAATTGGTTTCTAATTGGGTGTCCTAACTTTCCACTAAATTAAAATCCCTAGCACCAAGCCAGTGTAATTAAACCAGGCTGTCTGGATTGAAATCCTGACCCGGCCACTTCCTAGCTAATGTCTTGGACAAGTTAActcccctgtgcctcagtttcctcatctgtgaaatgataaTAGCCCCTGTGTCACGGTTGTGAGGCACAGCGTAAACGCTATGTAAGAATTACTTTTATTAGGACCTCAAGGAGCTCATTAATAATAGCTGATGTGTCCTGAGTGTGTTATGATGTGCCAACTATTGTGCTTAGTGCTTTGTACGCTTTATCAGTTTAATCATCTCAACAACCCCAGGAGGGAGGAGTTACTGTTCTCACGTTACAAAGACACtggggcccagagaagttaagtagctTGCCTATCTTTAGGAGGAGACAGACCCAGGGTTCCAACCCAGGAATCAACTCCAGGGTCCATGCTCTCGGCCCCCAGTCTCTACTACTGCCTGGCAGGTGGATGTCCTATCCCCCCTGGCATGTCGAATGGATGAACGcaagaagtagagaaaagaacTTGGTGGGAATGTGTGAGCTCTAAAGCTGGTCATCTGGGTTTGCTATCAGAGTGAAATCAActggggagggagccagagaacCTGGAAGCTAGACTCAGCCTTTGATAGCCTCCGTGCAGTTGGGCAGGTTCTCACACCTGCTGAAGCCCCCTTTTCACCTGAAAACGCAAGGGTCCAGCTTGGCGTGTCAGGCCCCTTTCTGCTCAGACCTTTTGCTTGGACTTCCCAGTTTATCTGGGTTGACTGGCTCGGTTCCTTCTCTTCTGATGATACAGGAGTAAGCTGAGGCCTGGATCAGTCTTTGTGAAGGTGGTGGCATGAGACTAGATTTCTGGCGtaggtttattttagagaggataGGCATTCTTTGCTGGGGTCCCTGCATAAGCAAAGGCCTAGAGCCTGGCGAGAGTCTAGGCTTTCAGCCTTTGCGGGAGCTGAGGGTAGGTGTTGGGGGACCATAGGTGTTGCCCACGTAGGGTGAGGAGGTGTGTGCAAAGTTGATGGTCGTTCAGGGTCCATTGTATGTGTCAGGCGTATGTCAGGGATGCTCCATATGGGACGAGGGCTTTCTATGCCAGGCTGGTGTAAGGGTTGccatgtgctgtgtgtgtgtgtgtgaaggcatATGGTCACGTGTGCTGGGGGGCTGCACGTGAGTGTGTCAGTGTCTCCTCCCCATCACGAGcattgggggtggtggtgagtcACGGGCTCAGCCTTCGGCGCCAACTGTCATGTTCCTTCCCCCCAAATTTCATCCCCCACCCAGCCGtgcaccacccacccccactctaaGATCTGTGTCACTGCTTCTGTCTTCCATCCCCCTGTCCTGCTCAGTTTCCTCTGAGAAGCTGCCATGGGCTCCCTGAGAGGGAGTCTCCCACTTCTGCTGGCTCTGCCCTCCAG
This region includes:
- the ZNF574 gene encoding zinc finger protein 574 isoform X1 produces the protein MPVAVGQLRGMGAQGLAAAMTEESEETVLYIEHRYVCSECNQLYGSLEEVLVHQNSHVPQQHFELVGVAEPGVAVATEAASGTGLYQTLVQESQYQCLECGQLLLSPSQLLEHQELHLKMMAPQEAVAAEPPAKAPALSSSTIHYECVDCKALFASQELWLSHRQTHLRGTPAKPAAPVVLGSPVVLGPPVGQARVAVEHSYRKAEEGGEGAAVPSAAAAATTEVVTEVELLLYKCSECSQLFQLPADFLEHQATHFPAPVPESEEPALQQETLTPSPAEVPVSQPDPLPSSDHSYELRNGEAIGRDRRGRKARRNNGGEPGATATQELFCSACDQLFLSPHQLQQHLRSHREGVFKCPLCSRVFPSPSSLDQHLGDHSSESHFLCVDCGLAFGTEALLLAHRRAHTPNPLHSCPCGKTFVNLTKFLYHRRTHGAGGVPLPTTPVPPEEPVIGLPEPAPAETGESEAPEPPVAEESSAGPAAPGTYRCLLCSREFGKALQLTRHQRFVHRLERRHKCGICGKMFKKKSHVRNHLRTHTGERPFPCPDCSKPFNSPANLARHRLTHTGERPYRCGDCGKAFTQSSTLRQHRLVHAQHFPYRCQECGVRFHRPYRLLMHRYHHTGEYPYKCRECPRSFLLRRLLEVHQLVAHAGRQPHRCPSCGAAFPSSLRLREHRCAAAAAQAPRRFECGTCGKKVGSAARLQAHEAAHAAAGPGEVLAKEPPAPRAPRATRAPVASPTTLGGAAPAAPAAPARRRGLECSECKKLFSTETSLQVHRRIHTGERPYPCPDCGKAFRQSTHLKDHRRLHTGERPFACEVCGKAFAISMRLAEHRRIHTGERPYSCPDCGKSYRSFSNLWKHRKTHQQQHQAAVRQQLAEAEAAVGLAVMETAVEALPLVEAIEIYPLAEAEGVQISG
- the ZNF574 gene encoding zinc finger protein 574 isoform X2 — its product is MTEESEETVLYIEHRYVCSECNQLYGSLEEVLVHQNSHVPQQHFELVGVAEPGVAVATEAASGTGLYQTLVQESQYQCLECGQLLLSPSQLLEHQELHLKMMAPQEAVAAEPPAKAPALSSSTIHYECVDCKALFASQELWLSHRQTHLRGTPAKPAAPVVLGSPVVLGPPVGQARVAVEHSYRKAEEGGEGAAVPSAAAAATTEVVTEVELLLYKCSECSQLFQLPADFLEHQATHFPAPVPESEEPALQQETLTPSPAEVPVSQPDPLPSSDHSYELRNGEAIGRDRRGRKARRNNGGEPGATATQELFCSACDQLFLSPHQLQQHLRSHREGVFKCPLCSRVFPSPSSLDQHLGDHSSESHFLCVDCGLAFGTEALLLAHRRAHTPNPLHSCPCGKTFVNLTKFLYHRRTHGAGGVPLPTTPVPPEEPVIGLPEPAPAETGESEAPEPPVAEESSAGPAAPGTYRCLLCSREFGKALQLTRHQRFVHRLERRHKCGICGKMFKKKSHVRNHLRTHTGERPFPCPDCSKPFNSPANLARHRLTHTGERPYRCGDCGKAFTQSSTLRQHRLVHAQHFPYRCQECGVRFHRPYRLLMHRYHHTGEYPYKCRECPRSFLLRRLLEVHQLVAHAGRQPHRCPSCGAAFPSSLRLREHRCAAAAAQAPRRFECGTCGKKVGSAARLQAHEAAHAAAGPGEVLAKEPPAPRAPRATRAPVASPTTLGGAAPAAPAAPARRRGLECSECKKLFSTETSLQVHRRIHTGERPYPCPDCGKAFRQSTHLKDHRRLHTGERPFACEVCGKAFAISMRLAEHRRIHTGERPYSCPDCGKSYRSFSNLWKHRKTHQQQHQAAVRQQLAEAEAAVGLAVMETAVEALPLVEAIEIYPLAEAEGVQISG